Proteins co-encoded in one Sediminitomix flava genomic window:
- a CDS encoding DUF2569 family protein, which yields MKQSILHTEQPNAKENSIGGWLWVIIIVLLASGLQTILGIVTTFNEMLADDWSLYFQSTDELLKTRIKIYIYLISYMTINLGLIILSLVYFFQKKKKFVTIFLSLLGFALLAEFFRVYFLSYYADLTAQDSTNLDSSFLKTGIVLIISGLYLNKGRRPLQTFIN from the coding sequence ATGAAACAAAGTATTTTACATACAGAGCAGCCAAACGCAAAGGAAAATTCAATTGGAGGTTGGTTATGGGTAATCATAATTGTGTTATTAGCTAGTGGACTTCAGACTATATTAGGAATAGTTACTACATTCAATGAAATGTTAGCGGATGACTGGAGTTTATATTTTCAAAGTACCGATGAGCTTCTAAAAACAAGGATAAAAATCTATATATATTTGATATCCTATATGACGATTAATCTTGGATTAATTATTTTGTCCCTAGTTTATTTTTTCCAGAAAAAGAAAAAATTTGTAACGATATTTTTAAGCCTTTTGGGATTTGCTCTTTTAGCAGAGTTTTTCAGAGTTTACTTTTTAAGTTATTATGCAGATTTAACTGCTCAAGATTCAACTAATTTAGACTCAAGTTTCCTTAAAACAGGTATCGTTTTAATTATTTCAGGGCTTTACCTAAATAAAGGTCGACGTCCATTACAAACTTTTATTAATTAA